A single window of Aspergillus puulaauensis MK2 DNA, chromosome 5, nearly complete sequence DNA harbors:
- a CDS encoding putative ethanolamine kinase (COG:I;~EggNog:ENOG410PGII;~InterPro:IPR011009;~PFAM:PF01633,PF01636), with amino-acid sequence MGSINGAEVFAPPPRCISQSYNHADSQASALRLLLTLNPNWEGPENKIEFVRFTDGITNTLFKAINRKAGLTEQEIDKEAVLMRAYGNHTEILIDRERETNSHALLARFGLAPPLLARFKNGLLYRFISGRPATHEDLVTESVWRGVARRLGQWHAVLPISAASPEPTQEKGASLLDSVEVSADGQPVKTDGLNVIQPRRPGPNLWTVLQRWILALPASTEAQRERQRGLQTELERVVREFDTGNGLGEDGLVFAHCDLLSGNVIILPSEESSNDGVETVNFIDYEYATPSPAAFDIANHFAEWGGFNCDYGMMPTRSVRRQFLTEYVRSYAQHQGIPESSQPEIVDQLCEEVDRFRGLPGLYWGIWALIQAQISQIDFDYASYAETRLGEYYAWRAETEGTGSREKTLRELRWAEA; translated from the exons ATGGGCTCAATCAACGGAGCGGAGGTTTTTGCCCCGCCACCTCGCTGCATCTCCCAGTCATACAACCATGCGGACTCGCAAGCTTCTGCTCTGAGGCTCCTGCTCACGTTGAACCCTAACTGGGAAGGCCCAGAGAACAAGATCGAGTTCGTACGGTTCACGGACGGGATCACCAATACT CTTTTCAAAGCCATAAATCGGAAAGCTGGCTTGACAGAACAAGAAATAGACAAGGAAGCAGTACTGATGAGAGCATATGGTAATCATACAGAGATCCTTATAGACCGCGAGA GAGAAACGAACTCGCACGCTCTTCTGGCTAGATTTGGCTTAGCTCCTCCCCTCCTGGCACGCTTTAAGAACGGTCTCCTCTACCGGTTTATCTCGGGGCGGCCGGCCACACATGAGGACCTGGTGACCGAGAGCGTCTGGCGCGGTGTTGCCCGCCGACTGGGTCAGTGGCATGCCGTTCTCCCGATCAGCGCAGCCAGTCCAGAGCCCACACAGGAGAAAGGGGCTTCTCTCTTAGACTCTGTAGAAGTGTCCGCGGATGGCCAGCCAGTGAAGACGGACGGCCTGAATGTCATTCAGCCTCGACGACCGGGACCGAACCTGTGGACCGTGCTCCAGAGATGGATTCTTGCTCTCCCTGCAAGCACTGAAGCACAGCGTGAGAGACAGCGGGGTCTGCAGACGGAGCTCGAGCGCGTTGTTCGCGAGTTCGATACCGGCAATGGACTTGGGGAAGACGGG TTGGTATTTGCCCATTGCGACCTGTTATCAGGGAATGTTATCATCCTCCCATCGGAGGAAAGCTCAAACGATGGAGTGGAAACCGTCAACTTCATCGACTACGAATATGCCacgccatcaccagcagcatttGACATTGCCAACCATTTCGCCGAGTGGGGTGGTTTCAACTGCGACTACGGCATGATGCCGACGCGGTCGGTCCGACGACAGTTCCTGACGGAGTACGTACGCAGTTATGCACAGCACCAGGGCATTCCGGAATCGTCCCAACCAGAAATCGTGGACCAGCTGTGCGAGGAGGTAGACCGCTTCCGAGGGCTGCCTGGGCTGTACTG GGGCATCTGGGCGTTGATCCAAGCGCAAATCTCACAGATCGATTTCGATTACGCATCGTACGCAGAGACGCGACTTGGCGAGTACTACGCATGGCGAGCGGAGACGGAAGGCACAGGAAGCAGGGAAAAGACCCTGCGTGAACTCCGATGGGCGGAGGCGTAG
- a CDS encoding sugar phosphate isomerase/epimerase family protein (COG:E;~EggNog:ENOG410PI98;~InterPro:IPR013022,IPR036237;~PFAM:PF01261) produces the protein MALKIGIPTMSLSRPGLHLLDDKLRTAAQHGFQGIELFIDDLTHLASTKFNNSLLAAAKHTSALAQSLNLTIICLQPFGFYEGLLDRTQTTTLLTQKLPLWFSLAKTLNTDLIQIPANFLQNDPDTGAPRTTGDLHTIVTDLQQIADIGAAQGFRFVYEALCWSTHINTWEASWEVVHRVNRPNFGLCLDSFNIAGRIYADPESPSGKTADADAAVAQSIRTLRGKVSSGELDIKKIFYIQLVDGERLSAPLDESHPFYVAGQPARMNWSRNARLFPCEEERGGYLPVLEIARAFFEIGFEGWVSLELFSRTCNDVDPATPAVHAARGMESWRKVVRALGLGVEVPGPVRRDGRDYNANGKSASAHVEEGLVQHRL, from the coding sequence ATGGCCCTCAAAATCGGCATCCCGACAATGTCCCTCAGCCGTCCAGGCCTGcacctcctcgacgacaAACTCCGCACCGCCGCCCAGCACGGCTTCCAAGGCATCGAGCTCTTCATCGACGACCTCACCCACCTCGCCTCTACCAAATTCAAcaactccctcctcgccgctgCAAAACACACCTCAGCCCTCGCCCAATCCCTCAACCTCACCATCATCTGCCTGCAACCCTTCGGCTTCTACGAGggcctcctcgaccgcactcaaacaacaaccctcctcacccagaAACTGCCCCTCTGGTTCTCCCTCGCCAAAACCCTCAACACAGACCTCATCCAGATCCCTGCAAACTTCCTCCAAAACGACCCAGACACCGGCGCCCCGCGCACAACAGGCGATCTCCACACCATCGTCACAGACCTGCAACAAATCGCTGACATCGGCGCCGCCCAGGGCTTCCGCTTCGTCTACGAAGCCCTCTGCTGGTCAACCCACATCAACACGTGGGAGGCATCCTGGGAGGTCGTGCACCGCGTCAACAGACCCAATTTCGGGCTGTGTTTGGACTCGTTTAACATCGCGGGCCGCATCTATGCAGACCCGGAGTCTCCCTCCGGCAAGACCGCAGATGCTGACGCTGCTGTTGCGCAATCAATACGCACTCTCCGTGGAAAAGTATCTAGCGGCGAGCTGGATATCAAGAAAATCTTCTACATCCAGCTTGTGGATGGGGAGCGGCTGAGTGCGCCGCTAGATGAGAGCCATCCGTTCTATGTTGCTGGCCAGCCGGCGCGGATGAACTGGTCGCGCAATGCGCGGCTGTTTCCttgcgaggaggagaggggtgGGTATTTGCCCGTGCTGGAGATTGCGCGGGCGTTCTTTGAGATTGGGTTTGAGGGGTGGGTGAGTTTGGAGTTGTTTTCGAGGACCTGTAATGATGTTGATCCGGCGACGCCGGCCGTGCATGCGGCGAGGGGCAtggagagttggaggaagGTTGTTAGGGCTCTTGGGTTGGGCGTTGAGGTGCCCGGGCCTGTTAGGAGGGATGGTCGTGATTATAATGCTAATGGGAAGAGCGCGAGTGCGCATGTAGAGGAGGGGCTTGTTCAGCATCGACTGTAG
- a CDS encoding Gfo/Idh/MocA family protein (COG:S;~EggNog:ENOG410PIJP;~InterPro:IPR004104,IPR000683,IPR036291;~PFAM:PF02894,PF01408;~go_function: GO:0016491 - oxidoreductase activity [Evidence IEA]), with the protein MPEQLNIVIIGAGLIGPRHAQSVQAHPETNLIAFIDPSPSALPIASSFNVPCHPSLDALLSSNSTPPPDAAIICTPNHTHVPLALQLLEKKIHILLEKPVSDSLATAESLLSAASQAPSVKILVGHHRRFNPYIQSTKALLDSNSLGSIIAVNGLWTLLKPDSYFAPPLGAWRADKHKGGVLGINLIHDIDVLQFLFGPVTRVFAEGTTPQRVDGNPSHTAEEGCAVTLRFASGVVGTFLVSDVVPSPLNFETGTRENPAIPGVEREESASDCYRIFGRGGSLSVPDMTRWSYDGVNGSGEKGWNCGLSVEKMPVDGVDVKPFDRQWAHFVRVLRGEEEVSCSVEDGVRALRVAGGVREAMESGMPVNIADVK; encoded by the coding sequence ATGCCTGAACAACTCaacatcgtcatcatcggcgccggcctCATTGGGCCCCGTCACGCCCAGTCCGTCCAGGCACACCCAGAGACAAAcctcatcgccttcatcgaCCCATCGCCCTCTGCCCTCCCAATTGCGTCTTCTTTCAACGTCCCCTGCCATCCTTCCCTAGACGCCCTCCTCTCATCCAACTCTACACCACCCCCAGACGCCGCCATAATCTGCACCCCAAACCACACCCACGTCCCGCTcgccctccaactcctcgagAAGaaaatccacatcctcctcgaAAAGCCCGTCTCGGACTCCCTAGCCACCGCGGAATCCCTGCTATCCGCAGCATCCCAAGCCCCCTCCGTCAAAATCCTCGTcggccaccaccgccgcttcAACCCTTACATCCAGAGCACAAAGGCCCTACTAGACTCCAACTCCCTCGGCTCCATAATCGCCGTAAACGGCCTCTGGACACTCCTAAAACCAGACTCCTACTTCGCACCCCCACTAGGCGCCTGGCGCGCCGATAAACATAAAGGCGGCGTGCTAGGTATAAACCTCATCCACGACATCGACgtcctccaattcctcttcGGACCGGTGACACGCGTATTCGCTGAAGGAACGACACCTCAGCGCGTGGATGGCAACCCCAGCCATACAGCCGAGGAAGGATGCGCCGTGACACTGCGCTTTGCGAGCGGCGTTGTCGGGACGTTCCTGGTTAGCGATGTTGTTCCGTCGCCGTTGAACTTTGAGACGGGTACGCGTGAGAACCCGGCTATTCCGGGGGTTGAGCGCGAGGAGAGTGCGAGTGATTGCTATAGGATTTTTGGGAGGGGTGGGAGTTTGAGTGTGCCGGATATGACGAGGTGGAGTTATGACGGCGTTAATGGTTCTGGGGAGAAAGGGTGGAATTGTGGGCTGAGTGTTGAGAAGATGCCGGTTGATGGGGTGGATGTGAAGCCGTTTGATAGGCAGTGGGCGCACTTTGTGAGGGTGTTGaggggggaagaggaggtgaGTTGCTCGGTTGAGGATGGGGTCAGGGCGCTCAGGGTTGCTGGGGGTGTTAgggaggcgatggagagtGGGATGCCGGTGAATATTGCAGATGTTAAATGA
- a CDS encoding sugar porter family MFS transporter (COG:G;~EggNog:ENOG410PVSJ;~InterPro:IPR005829,IPR005828,IPR003663,IPR036259, IPR020846;~PFAM:PF00083,PF07690;~TransMembrane:12 (i21-44o64-85i97-116o122-145i157-178o190-211i279-301o321-343i350-372o384-403i424-442o454-475i);~go_component: GO:0016020 - membrane [Evidence IEA];~go_component: GO:0016021 - integral component of membrane [Evidence IEA];~go_function: GO:0022857 - transmembrane transporter activity [Evidence IEA];~go_process: GO:0055085 - transmembrane transport [Evidence IEA]), whose translation MSILSLVEDRPTPKEVYNWRVYLLAAVASFTSCMIGYDSAFIGTTLSLQSFKDEFNWESLDSDLVSANIVSLYQAGAFFGALFAYPTGHFFGRRWGLMASALVFFLGAGLMLGANGDRGLGLIYGGRVLAGIGVGAGSNLCPIYISEMAPPAIRGRLVGVYELGWQLGGVVGFWINYGVDETLAPSHKQWLIPFAVQLIPAGLLIIGALFIRESPRWLFLQGHRDSGVETLAWIRNLPADHIYMMEEVGMIEQSLEQQRIKIGLGFWKPFKAAWTNKRILYRLFLGSMLFLWQNGSGINAINYYSPTVFKSIGVTGGNTSLLTTGIFGVVKAVITFFWLLYLIDHMGRRNLLLVGAAGGSICLWIVGGYIKIAKPENNPEGTELDSGGIAAIFFFYLWTAFYTPSWNGTPWVINSEMFDPTVRSLAQACAAASNWLWNFLISRFTPQMFTSMGYGVYFFFASLMILSIVFVFFLIPETKGIPLESMESLFEKKPVWHAHGELLKELRDNEEQFRSEVEENFKGRGGVHVEEA comes from the exons ATGTCCATTCTCTCGCTGGTCGAGGACCGGCCAACCCCCAAGGAAGTCTACAACTGGCGCGTCTACCTGCTCGCTGCCGTCGCCTCCTTCACATCATGCATGATCGGGTATGACAGCGCGTTCATCGGCACAACTCTCAGTCTGCAGTCCTTCAAGGATGAGTTCAACTGGGAGAGCCTGGACTCCGACCTGGTCAGTGCCAACATTGTCTCGCTGTACCAGGCTGGTGCTTTCTTCGGCGCTCTCTTCGCGTACCCAACCGGCCACTTCTTCGGCCGCCGATGGGGTCTGATGGCCTCTGCtctggtcttcttcctcggtgcTGGTCTTATGCTGGGTGCCAATGGCGATCGCGGACTCGGCCTGATCTACGGCGGACGAGTTCTGGCGGGcattggtgttggtgctggctcCAACCTCTGTCCGATCTATATCTCTGAGATGGCGCCTCCTGCGATTCGTGGTCGTCTTGTTGGTGTCTACGAGCTGGGATGGCAGctgggtggtgttgttggcttCTGGATTAAC TACGGTGTCGACGAGACCCTCGCCCCAAGCCACAAGCAATGGCTCATCCCCTTCGCAGTGCAGCTCATCCCCGCTGGTCTgctcatcatcggcgccctCTTCATCCGGGAATCGCCTCGAtggctcttcctccagggccaCCGGGACAGTGGTGTTGAGACACTCGCGTGGATCCGCAACCTCCCCGCCGACCATATCTACATGATGGAGGAAGTCGGCATGATCGAGCAGTCgctcgagcagcagcggatCAAGATCGGCCTCGGCTTCTGGAAGCCTTTCAAGGCCGCCTGGACCAACAAGCGTATCCTCTACCGTCTCTTCCTCGGTTCGATGCTGTTCCTGTGGCAGAACGGCTCTGGTATCAATGCTATCAACTACTACAGCCCGACTGTCTTCAAGAGTATCGGCGTCACCGGCGGAAACACCAGCCTTCTCACCACCGGCATCTTCGGTGTCGTCAAGGCCGTCATCACCTTCTTCTGGCTGCTCTACCTCATCGACCACATGGGCCGTCGcaaccttctcctcgtcggtgcCGCCGGCGGTTCAATCTGTCTGTGGATCGTGGGAGGGTATATCAAGATCGCAAAGCCTGAGAATAACCCAGAGGGCACGGAGCTCGACAGCGGTGGCATTGctgccatcttcttcttctacctCTGGACAGCCTTCTACACGCCCTCGTGGAACGGTACCCCATGGGTCATCAACTCC GAAATGTTCGACCCCACCGTCCGCTCGCTCGCACAAgcctgcgccgccgcctcaaACTGGCTGTGGAACTTTCTCATCTCGCGCTTCACGCCGCAGATGTTCACATCGATGGGATATGGCGTGTACTTTTTCTTCGCGTCGCTCATGATCCTGTCTATTGTGTTTGTGTTCTTCCTTATCCCTGAGACGAAGGGGATTCCGCTGGAGAGCATGGAGTCGCTCTTTGAGAAGAAGCCCGTCTGGCATGCACATGGCGAGTTGCTTAAGGAGCTGCGCGACAACGAGGAACAGTTTAGGtctgaggttgaggagaaCTTTaaggggaggggaggggtGCATGTTGAGGAGGCTTGA
- a CDS encoding shikimate dehydrogenase family protein (COG:E;~EggNog:ENOG410PKCS;~InterPro:IPR036291,IPR013708;~PFAM:PF08501;~go_function: GO:0004764 - shikimate 3-dehydrogenase (NADP+) activity [Evidence IEA];~go_process: GO:0055114 - oxidation-reduction process [Evidence IEA]): MEPITSPADRDGVAYLYGHPLRNSLSPPLHQTVYNALGLNWTQIPLSTANAPSGTFTKSPEIPTFLSSIRANPKFVGSSVTMPWKVAIMSHLDDLTEDAKQAGACNTIFLRKGPNNKTEYVGTNTDCIGIREALLQGSPSGSDHFRGKPALIVGGGGTARTAVYVLRRWLGVSKIYIVNRDAAEVAAILAEDKQRNPTPSAPLVPVSDPETAATLEAPVAIVSGIPNYPPATVEETRARETLRVLLNSQTHEKDQGVILEMCYHPLPWTDIAQMASDAKWKIVLGSEALIWQGLEQAKLWTGRDIVAEPGLVDKVKQFVARTVAERSKSNL; this comes from the coding sequence ATGGAACCTATCACTTCCCCCGCCGACCGCGATGGCGTCGCCTATCTCTACGGCCACCCTCTGCGCAACTCgctctcccctcccctccaccaGACAGTCTACAACGCGCTCGGCCTCAACTGGACCCAGATCCCCCTCTCAACCGCAAATGCGCCCTCCGGAACATTCACAAAGTCCCCCGAAATCCCCACATTCCTGTCCTCCATCCGCGCAAACCCCAAGTTCGTCGGCTCCTCCGTCACCATGCCCTGGAAGGTCGCCATCATGTCGCATCTCGACGACCTAACCGAGGATGCAAAGCAGGCCGGCGCATGTAACACAATCTTCCTACGCAAGGGCCCCAACAACAAGACAGAATACGTTGGCACAAACACAGACTGCATCGGGATCCGCGAGGCACTCCTCCAGGGATCTCCGTCCGGCTCGGATCATTTCCGGGGTAAGCCCGCTCTGATTGTGGGAGGGGGCGGCACCGCGCGTACAGCAGTGTATGTGCTTCGTCGCTGGCTAGGCGTTAGCAAGATCTACATCGTGAACCGGGATGCAGCGGAGGTAGCTGCTATTCTTGCCGAGGATAAGCAGCGGAATCCTACGCCGTCTGCGCCGCTTGTCCCTGTTTCAGACCCGGAGACTGCGGCGACGCTTGAGGCGCCTGTTGCGATTGTTTCGGGGATTCCGAACTATCCACCTGCGACGGTGGAGGAgacaagggcaagggagACACTGCGGGTGCTTTTGAATAGCCAGACGCATGAAAAGGACCAGGGGGTTATCTTGGAGATGTGTTACCACCCTCTGCCGTGGACGGATATTGCCCAGATGGCGAGTGATGCCAAGTGGAAGATTGTGCTTGGGTCGGAGGCTCTGATCTGGCAGGGTCTGGAGCAGGCCAAGTTATGGACTGGGAGGGATATTGTTGCTGAGCCTGGGCTTGTGGACAAGGTGAAGCAGTTTGTCGCGAGGACGGTTGCGGAGCGGTCCAAGTCGAACTTGTAG
- a CDS encoding inositol monophosphatase family protein (COG:G;~EggNog:ENOG410PJHW;~InterPro:IPR000760,IPR020583,IPR020550,IPR033942;~PFAM:PF00459;~go_function: GO:0008934 - inositol monophosphate 1-phosphatase activity [Evidence IEA];~go_process: GO:0046854 - phosphatidylinositol phosphorylation [Evidence IEA];~go_process: GO:0046855 - inositol phosphate dephosphorylation [Evidence IEA]), translating into MDCPIPQDQLDEIYAFAIDIARKAGQLLLERIDQRNTEQAYEEKDNAVDLVTQADEDAESLIKTAIQTKYPDHRFLGEETYAKGQSRDYLIDEKPTWCVDPLDGTVNFTHAFPMFCVSIGFIVNHKPVIGAIYAPLLDQLFSSCLNRGAWLNEKRQLPIIRNPSIPPLPATAPSKCIFACEWGKDRRDIPDGNLARKIESFVNLASERGSRSGKGGMVHGVRSLGSATMDLAYTAMGSVDIWWEGGCWEWDVAAGIAILLEAGGLVTTANPPEDIDGPIEPVRLGSRLYLAIRPAGPSATETGRETQERTVREVWRRVRQLDYSRPQS; encoded by the exons ATGGACTGCCCCATCCCCCAAGACCAGCTCGACGAGATCTACGCCTTCGCGATCGACATCGCCCGCAAAGCAGGCCAGCTCCTCCTAGAACGCATCGACCAGCGCAACACCGAGCAGGCgtacgaagagaaagacaaTGCAGTAGACTTGGTGACACAGGCAGATGAGG ACGCCGAATCTTTAATCAAAACCGCCATTCAGACTAAATACCCGGACCACCGATTCCTCGGCGAGGAAACATACGCAAAGGGCCAGTCGCGCGACTACCTTATAGATGAGAAGCCGACGTGGTGTGTTGATCCATTAGATG GAACCGTAAACTTCACACACGCCTTCCCCATGTTCTGCGTCTCAATCGGCTTCATCGTAAACCACAAACCCGTGATCGGCGCCATTTACGCACCCCTCCTCGATCAACTCTTCTCATCCTGCCTAAACCGCGGCGCATGGCTAAACGAGAAGCGACAGCTGCCGATAATCCGCAACCCATCTATCCCGCCGCTCCCTGCGACGGCGCCGTCGAAATGTATCTTTGCGTGTGAGTGGGGGAAGGATCGTCGCGATATCCCCGATGGGAATCTGGCGAGGAAAATCGAGAGTTTTGTCAATCTGGCGAGTGAGCGCGGGTCGAGGAGTGGGAAGGGCGGGATGGTGCATGGAGTGAGGAGTTTGGGGAGTGCGACGATGGATCTGGCGTATACGGCTATGGGGAGTGTGGATATTTGGTGGGAGGGAGGGTGTTGGGAGTG GGATGTGGCTGCTGGTATTGCAATCTTGCTTGAAGCTGGGGGATTGGTCACGACGGCGAATCCGCCCGAGGATATAGATGGGCCGATTGAGCCGGTCAGGCTGGGGAGTCGGTTGTATTTGGCTATCCG ACCCGCCGGTCCATCAGCAACAGAGACAGGGCGAGAGACGCAGGAACGGACAGTGCGAGAAGTCTGGCGGCGGGTGCGCCAGCTAGATTATTCTAGACCGCAATCATAA
- a CDS encoding type II 3-dehydroquinate dehydratase (COG:E;~EggNog:ENOG410PNZV;~InterPro:IPR036441,IPR018509,IPR001874;~PFAM:PF01220;~go_function: GO:0003855 - 3-dehydroquinate dehydratase activity [Evidence IEA]) produces MAKSILLINGPNLNLLGTREPHLYGSTTLADVEESSKAHATSLGATLQTFQSNHEGAIVDRIQAARGNTDAIIINPGAYTHTSVAIRDALLGVEIPFIELHVSNVHAREPWRHHSYFSDKASGIIVGLGAYGYKVAVEHVALNFKPLERKAAL; encoded by the coding sequence ATGGCCAAGTCAATTCTCCTCATCAACGGCCCTAACCTCAACCTCCTGGGCACCCGCGAACCGCACCTCTACGGCTCAACCACCCTCGCCGACGTCGAAGAATCATCCAAAGCCCACGCTACATCTCTAGGCGCCACTCTCCAAACATTCCAGTCAAACCACGAAGGCGCCATCGTGGACCGCATCCAAGCCGCCCGCGGAAACACCGACGCCATTATCATCAACCCCGGCGCATACACACACACCTCTGTCGCTATTCGCGATGCTCTTTTGGGAGTAGAAATCCCCTTCATCGAGCTTCACGTGAGTAACGTCCATGCGCGCGAGCCCTGGAGGCATCACAGTTACTTCAGCGACAAAGCCTCGGGGATCATCGTGGGCCTGGGTGCGTATGGATACAAAGTTGCCGTTGAGCATGTTGCATTGAATTTTAAGCCTTTAGAAAGGAAGGCAGCCCTGTAA